A stretch of the Clarias gariepinus isolate MV-2021 ecotype Netherlands chromosome 26, CGAR_prim_01v2, whole genome shotgun sequence genome encodes the following:
- the si:dkey-118j18.2 gene encoding uncharacterized protein si:dkey-118j18.2, with the protein MELYWYIVVIIFIMIKIFFYVCWYRSRQRQLAAYLSNPRNAQIVIVGGRAYLHQMCENQNRSIWPNWYGVQDDGSVGEPSVSLPPSSSLSHLDLPPPYETVSGADDLKPPPYSEFAQNDDTDTSQSIAIPEGNNSSISDDPPPYSPTANQHTSVQCQVEPEERSS; encoded by the exons ATGGAGCTGTACTGGTACAT AGTTgtcataatatttattatgataAAGATCTTCTTCTACGTTTGCTGGTACCGCTCAAGACAGAGGCAGCTGGCAGCATATCTCAGCAATCCACGCAATGCCCAGATTGTTATTGTCGGAGGAAGAGCATACCTGCATCAGATGTGCGAGAACCAAAAC agatCAATTTGGCCAAATTGGTATGGCGTTCAGGATGACGGCTCTGTAGGTGAGCCATCTGTTTCTCTTCCTccatcttcatctctctctcatctGGACCTGCCCCCTCCATACGAGACGGTTTCTGGAG CGGATGACTTGAAGCCTCCTCCGTACAGCGAGTTTGCTCAGAATGATGACACAGATACGTCTCAGAGCATCGCAATCCCAGAGGGCAACAATTCGAGCATCAGCGATGACCCGCCTCCATACAGCCCCACTGCCAATCAGCACACCAGCGTCCAGTGCCAAGTGGAGCCTGAGGAAAGATCCAGCTAG
- the timm21 gene encoding mitochondrial import inner membrane translocase subunit Tim21-like: MLYSLLSRFGKPSYCVQILNRVNATCPPSVWHLHNPAVIRLNKCPQWTCVQFNSVLTQVRNVHTGAECRNKAQAQQREKETSVSTSQPSSSLSAAQKVKQAGRDFTYLIVVLVGLGVTGGLLYVIFQELFSSSSPSKIYGKAFNKCKTHPEVIGAFGEPIKGYGETTRRGRRQQVSHIEYMKDGQKHMRLKFYIEGSEPGLRGTVHSESQENPESGKYEFRYIFVEVETYPRRTIVIEDNR; encoded by the exons ATGCTTTATTCACTGCTATCCCGATTTGGCAAACCCTCATACTGCGTACAGATATTAAATCGTGTTAATGCCACATGTCCTCCCTCAGTTTGGCATCTGCATAACCCTGCTGTAATCCGGTTAAATAAATGTCCTCAGTGGACTTGTGTGCAATTTAACAGTGttttaactcaggtgagaaatGTCCACACTGGAGCTGAGTGCAGGAATAAAGCTCAggctcaacagagagaaaaggagacGTCAGTCTCCACTAGCCAGCCTTCTTCAAGCCTCTCTGCCGCACAGAAAG TGAAGCAAGCTGGGAGAGATTTCACATATCTGATTGTGGTGCTTGTTGGACTTGGAGTTACAG GAGGACTTCTGTATGTCATCTTTCAAGAACTGTTCTCATCATCAAGTCCGAGCAAAATCTATGGCAAGGCTTTTAACAAATGCAAGACACACCCAGAG GTGATTGGAGCTTTTGGTGAGCCCATTAAAGGTTACGGCGAGACCACACGCCGCGGACGAAGACAGCAAGTTAG TCATATTGAGTATATGAAGGACGGACAGAAGCACATGAGGCTGAAATTCTATATCGAGGGTTCTGAGCCGGGACTGCGTGGCACCGTGCACTCAGAATCACAAGAG AATCCTGAAAGTGGAAAATATGAATTCCGCTACATATTTGTGGAGGTGGAAACGTATCCCAGGAGGACCATCGTGATTGAGGACAACAGATGA
- the LOC128514429 gene encoding uncharacterized protein C14orf93 homolog, whose translation MTYLLEELKTTFSDADPECIKACCRTYYETLRRKYSLSQPEKSQLRDSIKIGAKNRQRKRRLLESRSRVIQTDAERTLWQTAILDLMSDEEDAIVDGRPVWVVRSPPHRNPQLSELCKQLQSRLEADMRYALTHRQRVRAERIKPEED comes from the exons ATGACATATCTGCTGGAAGAATTGAAGACGACTTTTTCAGATGCAGACCCTGAGTGTATAAAGG catgcTGTAGGACTTACTATGAGACATTGCGGAGAAAATACTCTTTGTCTCAGCCAGAAAAGTCCCAGCTAAGAGACTCCATTAAGATAGGGGCTAAAAACCGACAGAGGAAAAGACGA TTGCTGGAGTCCAGGTCTAGAGTCATCCAAACAGATGCAGAGAGAACACTGTGGCAGACTGCAATTCTGGACCTGATGTCTGATGAAGAGGATGCCATCGTTGATGGAAGACCGGTGTGGGTTGTGAGATCTCCACCTCACAGGAACCCACAATTGTCTGAGCTTTGCAAGCAACTTCAGTCCAGATTGGAGGCAGATATGCGCTATGCTCTTACACACCGTCAGCGTGTAAGAGCTGAGAGAATCAAACCGGAAGAAGATTAA